From Candidatus Defluviilinea gracilis, a single genomic window includes:
- a CDS encoding metallophosphoesterase produces MTKLFFATDIHGSDICWNKFLNAGKFYEVDVLILGGDMTGKAVVPFIHQGGENYKVTLLEQEFPITNADELAEMKKRVRSRGYYPYLTNPDEMAELEKDPNRVSEIFNAEVLKVVQQWMDIAEKKLGGTDMKVYCSPGNDDMDEVDDVIRASKRVLLVEGQVTQLDEHHEMIASGWSNRTPWDTHREEGEDQLKVRYEAMISKLKNPKNAVFNVHVPPYRSGLDEAPELDKDLRPVLAGQALKPVGSTALREAIEKYEPLLGLHGHIHEGRGAMKVGKTLCINPGSMYEQGTLLGAIVKLGKDKIENYVLTSG; encoded by the coding sequence GTGACCAAACTGTTTTTTGCGACAGACATTCATGGTTCGGATATTTGCTGGAACAAGTTTTTGAACGCGGGGAAATTTTATGAAGTGGATGTGCTGATCCTTGGGGGCGATATGACCGGAAAAGCGGTCGTGCCGTTTATTCATCAGGGCGGGGAGAATTACAAAGTCACTTTGCTCGAACAGGAATTTCCAATTACCAATGCGGACGAACTCGCCGAAATGAAGAAGCGCGTGCGCAGTCGCGGCTATTATCCGTATTTGACGAATCCCGATGAGATGGCGGAATTGGAAAAGGATCCGAATCGCGTTTCGGAAATTTTCAATGCCGAGGTGTTGAAAGTCGTCCAACAGTGGATGGACATTGCCGAGAAAAAATTGGGCGGCACGGATATGAAAGTCTATTGCTCGCCGGGCAACGACGATATGGATGAAGTGGACGATGTCATCCGCGCGTCGAAGCGGGTATTGTTGGTCGAGGGGCAGGTGACGCAGTTGGATGAACATCACGAGATGATCGCCTCCGGTTGGAGCAACCGAACTCCGTGGGATACGCACCGGGAAGAGGGGGAGGACCAGCTCAAGGTCCGGTATGAAGCGATGATCTCCAAGTTGAAGAATCCGAAGAACGCGGTGTTCAACGTCCACGTGCCGCCGTATCGGTCTGGACTGGACGAGGCTCCCGAACTAGATAAGGATTTGCGTCCCGTGCTGGCGGGTCAGGCTTTGAAGCCGGTCGGTTCGACGGCTCTGCGCGAAGCCATCGAAAAATATGAGCCGCTTCTCGGCTTGCATGGGCACATCCACGAAGGGCGCGGGGCGATGAAAGTGGGCAAGACGTTGTGCATCAACCCCGGCTCGATGTACGAACAGGGGACTCTGTTGGGGGCAATTGTGAAACTGGGCAAGGATAAGATCGAAAATTACGTGCTGACATCAGGATAA
- a CDS encoding DUF3592 domain-containing protein → MVEIISIFSFVIGIGGAICATVLPIVILVAVGYFIYRRSKMRDTAKQAAQDWSSTMGVVITSTVQVKRSYKSRSEIPVVVYQYQVDGKPYTGQVVKAGEQFFSVRIYGDAQKTVARYPVGAQVMVYYNPANPAESALER, encoded by the coding sequence ATGGTTGAAATCATATCAATCTTTTCATTCGTAATCGGTATCGGCGGCGCGATCTGCGCCACTGTGTTGCCTATCGTGATCCTGGTTGCGGTTGGATACTTTATCTATCGCCGCAGCAAAATGCGAGATACGGCGAAGCAAGCCGCGCAAGATTGGTCCAGCACGATGGGGGTGGTGATCACCTCCACAGTTCAAGTGAAACGCAGTTATAAAAGCCGCTCTGAGATTCCCGTTGTGGTCTATCAATATCAAGTGGACGGAAAGCCGTACACGGGACAAGTGGTCAAAGCGGGCGAACAATTCTTTAGCGTCCGCATCTATGGTGACGCGCAAAAAACGGTTGCCCGCTATCCCGTCGGCGCGCAGGTGATGGTGTATTACAACCCGGCGAATCCCGCCGAATCTGCGTTGGAACGTTAA
- a CDS encoding nucleotidyltransferase — MGIFTRSEIEEGLKRLGELAQARGIHIQLTLVGGAVMVLQFDARSSTRDIDAVILEPREARLVRELAKSVAEEFDWTEDWLNDGAKGYLVGISNGPIVFQAPGIEARTPSLEQLLAMKLSAWRDDIDVSDARRLLQEVGKGRKKDDVWQSVEPFLVKGDELTAQYAFWDLWENLYGTD; from the coding sequence ATGGGAATATTTACGCGTAGTGAAATCGAAGAGGGCTTAAAACGACTTGGAGAACTAGCCCAAGCCAGAGGGATTCATATTCAATTGACTCTCGTTGGCGGCGCAGTCATGGTTCTTCAATTCGACGCGCGCTCATCCACGCGGGATATAGACGCGGTTATTCTCGAGCCGCGTGAAGCCCGTCTGGTTCGAGAACTGGCAAAAAGTGTTGCCGAAGAATTCGACTGGACAGAAGATTGGTTGAATGACGGCGCAAAAGGATATTTGGTGGGCATTAGCAATGGACCGATTGTGTTTCAAGCGCCTGGGATAGAAGCGCGAACGCCTTCTTTGGAACAATTGCTCGCGATGAAACTCTCTGCATGGCGCGACGATATTGATGTTTCAGACGCTCGACGGCTTTTGCAGGAAGTTGGAAAGGGTAGAAAAAAAGATGATGTTTGGCAAAGCGTCGAACCTTTTCTCGTAAAGGGCGATGAGTTGACCGCGCAATACGCTTTTTGGGATTTATGGGAGAACTTATATGGAACAGATTGA
- the asnS gene encoding asparagine--tRNA ligase — protein MAEQISVSQISKYIGQEITIKGWVYNRTDKGKLCFLLVRDGSGFVQCVAFKGDLEPEVFDKVMRLPQESSVIVTGAVREDKRAPGIPGGYELGVKQIEIVQEAGLDYPMSLKDHGPDFALDHRHLWIRMQSQWAILKVRSTVMAATREWLDTNGFLEMSTPILTPAAAEGTTTLFETEYFDEGKAYLAQTGQLYNEANIFAFGKVYCFGPTFRAEKSKTRRHLTEFWMLEPEIAFCDLDGLMDVEEGLIKHIVQTVLRECAAELKFLERDVTKLENVTGTFPRMSYDDAAKYLIDLYEKETDPEKKELLKFEWGMDFGAPHETELTKLHDKPLFVYGYPSAVKAFYMEPWPGRPEVCKSVDLLAPEGYGEICGGSERMSSHDALLARIHKEGLPEEAFKWYLELRKYGSVPHSGFGMGVERVVAWLCGIEHIREAIPFPRTIKRVYP, from the coding sequence ATGGCTGAACAAATCAGCGTTTCGCAAATTTCAAAATATATTGGACAAGAAATAACCATCAAAGGCTGGGTCTACAACCGCACGGACAAGGGCAAGTTATGCTTTTTACTCGTCCGCGATGGCTCGGGCTTTGTGCAATGCGTCGCGTTCAAAGGCGACCTTGAACCCGAAGTGTTCGACAAGGTCATGCGTTTGCCGCAAGAGTCGTCGGTGATCGTCACAGGCGCGGTGCGGGAGGATAAGCGCGCGCCTGGAATCCCTGGCGGATATGAACTCGGCGTGAAGCAGATCGAGATCGTGCAAGAGGCGGGCTTGGATTACCCGATGTCGCTCAAGGATCACGGTCCCGACTTCGCGCTCGATCATCGTCACTTGTGGATACGGATGCAAAGTCAGTGGGCGATACTGAAAGTGCGCAGTACCGTCATGGCGGCGACGCGCGAATGGCTCGACACGAACGGCTTCCTCGAAATGAGCACGCCCATCCTCACTCCCGCCGCCGCCGAAGGGACAACGACTCTCTTCGAGACCGAATACTTCGACGAGGGTAAAGCCTACCTCGCGCAGACGGGTCAACTGTACAACGAAGCCAACATCTTCGCCTTCGGGAAAGTCTACTGCTTCGGTCCCACCTTCCGCGCGGAGAAATCGAAGACGCGTCGTCACCTCACCGAGTTTTGGATGCTCGAACCCGAGATCGCTTTCTGCGACTTGGACGGCTTGATGGACGTGGAAGAGGGACTCATTAAACACATCGTCCAAACTGTGTTGCGCGAGTGCGCCGCCGAATTGAAATTCCTTGAGCGCGATGTGACCAAACTGGAAAACGTCACTGGCACATTCCCGCGCATGTCGTATGACGACGCGGCGAAATATCTCATTGACCTGTACGAAAAAGAAACCGACCCTGAAAAGAAGGAACTTCTCAAATTCGAATGGGGCATGGATTTCGGCGCTCCGCACGAAACCGAGTTGACGAAACTTCACGACAAGCCACTATTTGTCTATGGCTACCCCAGCGCGGTCAAGGCGTTTTACATGGAGCCATGGCCAGGTCGCCCCGAAGTCTGCAAGTCTGTAGATTTGCTCGCGCCCGAAGGCTACGGCGAAATCTGCGGCGGCTCGGAACGCATGTCGAGTCACGACGCGTTGCTGGCGCGAATTCATAAAGAAGGATTACCCGAAGAAGCGTTCAAGTGGTACCTCGAACTTCGCAAGTATGGCTCCGTTCCGCATTCAGGATTCGGTATGGGAGTGGAACGAGTCGTCGCATGGCTGTGCGGAATCGAACACATCCGCGAAGCGATTCCGTTCCCGAGGACGATCAAGAGGGTGTATCCGTAA
- the gatC gene encoding Asp-tRNA(Asn)/Glu-tRNA(Gln) amidotransferase subunit GatC, whose protein sequence is MNEKQQIQVDEKLVRDIASLARLDLNEDETKMFVSQFKDILDYVGVLNEVDTENVAPAYLSSANQSVMREDEVEESVPTEEFLANAPQSKDEYVVIPRAHVEQ, encoded by the coding sequence ATGAACGAGAAGCAACAGATTCAGGTAGATGAAAAGTTAGTGCGAGACATCGCGTCTTTGGCGCGGTTGGATTTGAACGAGGACGAGACGAAGATGTTCGTTTCTCAGTTCAAGGATATTCTCGATTACGTCGGTGTTTTGAATGAAGTGGACACGGAGAATGTCGCGCCTGCGTATTTGTCGTCGGCGAATCAAAGCGTGATGCGCGAGGATGAGGTCGAAGAGTCTGTGCCGACGGAGGAGTTTCTCGCCAATGCTCCGCAGTCGAAAGATGAGTATGTGGTTATTCCGCGCGCGCATGTGGAGCAGTAA
- the rnc gene encoding ribonuclease III has protein sequence MTVTSKPESRDFESASDLSLRLGLPFSNLSLLTRALTHRSYVNENQNSSADNERLEFLGDAVLDFIVGAWVYHRFPEMPEGELTKIRSAIVRNDQLAKFARTLNLGPALRLGRGEFLSGGHSRDALLGSLFEAVVGAVYLDSGLGAVEAFVNPLLEDVRESVLSKIHDAKSLLQEWAQAQKLHPPRYRTISTSGPDHAKEFEVDVEVGGQVAGRGNGTSKHTAEHAAAQDALKNLEIE, from the coding sequence ATGACTGTGACCTCAAAACCCGAATCGCGGGATTTTGAATCCGCTTCGGACCTCAGCCTGAGGCTGGGTCTGCCCTTTTCAAATTTATCCCTGCTGACGCGCGCCCTCACCCACCGTTCGTATGTCAACGAGAATCAAAATTCGTCGGCGGATAACGAACGGCTGGAATTTCTCGGCGATGCCGTGCTCGACTTTATCGTTGGGGCATGGGTGTATCATCGCTTCCCGGAAATGCCAGAAGGCGAGTTGACTAAAATCCGTTCTGCCATTGTGCGCAATGACCAGTTGGCGAAATTCGCGCGGACGCTGAACCTTGGTCCGGCGCTTCGGCTGGGACGCGGCGAGTTCCTCTCCGGCGGTCACTCGCGCGACGCCTTGCTCGGGTCGTTGTTCGAGGCGGTGGTCGGCGCCGTCTACCTGGATTCAGGCTTGGGGGCGGTGGAGGCGTTCGTCAATCCCCTGCTGGAAGATGTGCGGGAATCGGTCTTGTCAAAAATCCACGACGCAAAAAGTTTGTTACAGGAGTGGGCGCAGGCGCAGAAACTACACCCGCCTCGGTACCGGACAATTTCGACTAGCGGACCCGACCATGCCAAGGAATTCGAAGTGGACGTTGAGGTCGGCGGACAAGTTGCCGGGCGAGGGAACGGCACCAGCAAACACACTGCCGAACACGCCGCCGCGCAAGATGCCTTGAAAAATCTTGAGATCGAGTGA
- the gatA gene encoding Asp-tRNA(Asn)/Glu-tRNA(Gln) amidotransferase subunit GatA — MDLHELTIHETHELLSSRKISSAELTRAYLERIQRLDPQIKSYVTVSEDVALEQAKKADERIKSGEGLTPLTGIPYAAKDSLSTRGVNTTCSSKILENYKPFYDSTAIKKLHAAGSVLLGKNNMDEFGMGSSTENSGFFTTRNPWNFDHVPGGSSGGSAAAVAAGLAPFALGEDTGGSVRMPASFCGVTGLKTTYGRVSRYGLIPLVSSFDTIGPMARSAYDVALVLEAIAGHDPKDSTSRVESVQSYSASLKNAENLRGLRIGIPKEYFVEGLDKEVDASVRAAIKQIESLGAEVLEVSLPHTQYAIPVYYLILFAEASSNLAKYDGVRFGLSERESGDLMDVYLKTREAGFGAETKRRIMLGTFALSAGYYDAHYLKAQKVRALIRQDFQKAFETCDALITPVAPTTAFRIGEKISNPLDMYLSDVFVVAVNLAGIPALSVPCGFSNGLPIGMQVMGPHLSEETLLHIGHLYQSQTDWHTKQPSL; from the coding sequence ATGGATTTACACGAATTAACCATCCACGAAACACACGAACTACTTTCCAGTCGAAAGATTTCTTCGGCGGAGTTGACGCGCGCGTATCTTGAACGCATTCAACGACTCGACCCGCAGATCAAATCGTACGTCACGGTTTCTGAAGATGTGGCGTTGGAGCAAGCCAAAAAAGCGGACGAACGCATCAAGTCAGGCGAAGGTTTGACCCCGCTGACGGGAATTCCCTACGCGGCAAAGGATTCGCTTTCGACACGCGGCGTGAACACGACTTGCTCATCAAAAATCCTTGAGAACTATAAACCGTTTTACGACTCGACCGCGATCAAGAAATTACATGCGGCTGGCTCTGTCCTCCTTGGCAAAAACAACATGGATGAGTTCGGAATGGGGTCGTCCACCGAAAACTCTGGCTTCTTCACCACCCGCAACCCGTGGAATTTCGATCACGTCCCTGGCGGTTCGAGCGGAGGGTCAGCGGCGGCGGTCGCGGCGGGACTGGCTCCGTTTGCGCTCGGCGAAGACACGGGCGGATCGGTGCGCATGCCCGCGTCGTTTTGTGGCGTGACGGGACTCAAAACCACCTACGGAAGAGTTTCGCGCTACGGATTGATTCCGCTGGTGTCGTCGTTTGATACGATCGGTCCGATGGCGAGGAGCGCGTATGATGTGGCGCTTGTCCTTGAAGCGATTGCGGGACATGATCCCAAAGACAGCACGTCGCGCGTTGAGTCTGTTCAAAGTTATTCGGCGAGTTTGAAGAACGCGGAAAATTTACGCGGACTTCGCATCGGCATTCCCAAAGAATATTTCGTTGAAGGGCTGGATAAAGAAGTAGACGCTTCCGTTCGAGCCGCGATCAAGCAAATCGAATCGCTTGGCGCGGAAGTCCTTGAAGTGTCGCTTCCGCACACGCAGTATGCGATCCCTGTCTATTATTTGATTCTGTTTGCCGAAGCCAGTTCCAACCTCGCAAAATACGATGGCGTGCGGTTTGGACTGTCGGAGCGCGAGTCTGGCGATTTGATGGATGTCTACTTGAAGACGCGCGAGGCAGGCTTCGGCGCGGAGACCAAACGCCGCATCATGCTTGGCACGTTCGCGCTTTCGGCTGGATATTACGATGCCCACTATTTAAAAGCACAGAAAGTCCGCGCGTTGATTCGGCAGGACTTTCAGAAAGCGTTCGAGACCTGCGACGCGCTCATCACACCTGTCGCGCCGACGACTGCGTTTCGTATCGGCGAGAAGATCAGCAACCCGCTCGATATGTATTTGTCGGATGTGTTCGTGGTCGCTGTCAATCTCGCAGGGATTCCCGCGCTGTCTGTCCCATGCGGCTTTTCGAACGGACTGCCCATCGGGATGCAAGTCATGGGTCCGCATTTGTCGGAGGAGACTCTGCTTCACATTGGACATTTGTATCAATCGCAGACGGATTGGCACACGAAACAGCCCTCACTCTAG
- the aspS gene encoding aspartate--tRNA ligase has protein sequence MYRTHTCGELRASHAGQTVTLAGWVNRRRDHGGVAFFDLRDRAGIIQVTINPDLPKEMLEQVANVRNEWVLQIEGVAQKRPEGMANPKMETGEVEVIAKNVTVLNPSKTPPFMVNTDNDLPDENMRLKYRYVDLRRERLTRNIVLRHKVIKFMRDYLDEQGFIEVETPIMFKATPEGARDYLVPSRIYPGQFYALPQSPQQLKQLLMVAGMDKYFQIARCFRDEDLRGDRQPEFTQLDLEMSYVHRDDVLNLVEGLFTAMLPEVAPHKKLYSSPWPKFSYKEVLERFGTDKPDLRFGMELVDVSEVFAKSEFKVFQSALSAGGVVKCIIAPKSAEMSRKEVDALTESAKGLGAKGLATLAIQAEGPKGTAAKFVTEAEVEEVKSKTGAKDGDLILFAADARAVVNKVLGGLRIILRDKLDLADTSMMAFAWVVDFPFFAWNEEEKKWESEHHPFTMPKLEDLPKFDTNPGEVYSDAYDMVCNGYETASGSIRIHRRDIQMKMFQMLGLSDEEIQTKFGHMLEAFEYGAPPHGGMAPGVDRLVMLLADEPNIREVIAFPKNQAGRDVMADAPSEVEPKQLKELHVQIRE, from the coding sequence ATGTACAGAACTCATACTTGTGGAGAATTAAGAGCCAGCCACGCGGGTCAAACCGTGACGTTGGCGGGCTGGGTGAATCGCCGCCGCGACCATGGCGGGGTGGCATTCTTTGACTTGCGCGACCGCGCTGGCATTATTCAAGTGACCATTAACCCCGATTTGCCAAAAGAAATGCTGGAGCAAGTTGCCAACGTGCGCAACGAGTGGGTGTTGCAGATCGAGGGCGTGGCGCAGAAACGCCCCGAGGGAATGGCAAACCCGAAAATGGAAACGGGTGAGGTGGAGGTCATCGCCAAGAACGTGACCGTGCTGAATCCGTCGAAGACGCCGCCATTCATGGTCAACACCGATAACGACCTGCCCGATGAGAACATGCGCCTCAAGTATCGTTATGTGGACCTGCGCCGCGAGCGATTGACTCGAAATATCGTGTTGCGTCACAAGGTCATCAAGTTCATGCGCGACTATCTCGATGAACAAGGCTTCATCGAAGTTGAAACGCCGATCATGTTCAAAGCGACTCCCGAAGGCGCGCGCGACTATCTCGTGCCGTCTCGTATCTACCCTGGGCAGTTCTATGCTTTGCCTCAGTCGCCGCAACAGTTGAAGCAGTTGCTCATGGTCGCAGGCATGGATAAATATTTCCAGATCGCGCGCTGTTTCCGCGATGAAGACCTGCGCGGCGACCGTCAGCCTGAGTTCACGCAACTCGATCTTGAGATGTCCTATGTTCACCGTGACGATGTGTTGAATCTCGTTGAGGGTTTGTTCACGGCGATGCTCCCCGAAGTTGCGCCGCACAAGAAGTTATATTCCTCGCCGTGGCCCAAGTTTTCATACAAAGAAGTTCTCGAACGCTTCGGCACCGACAAACCCGATCTGCGTTTCGGCATGGAACTGGTTGACGTGAGCGAGGTCTTCGCGAAGAGCGAGTTCAAAGTCTTCCAGTCTGCGTTGAGCGCGGGAGGCGTGGTCAAGTGTATCATCGCGCCGAAGTCGGCTGAGATGTCGCGCAAGGAAGTGGACGCGTTGACCGAGTCGGCGAAGGGGCTGGGGGCGAAGGGACTGGCGACGCTGGCGATCCAAGCCGAAGGTCCGAAGGGAACCGCCGCGAAGTTTGTCACAGAGGCAGAGGTGGAAGAGGTCAAATCCAAAACGGGCGCGAAGGACGGCGATCTTATCCTGTTTGCGGCAGACGCGCGCGCGGTCGTCAACAAAGTGTTGGGCGGGTTGCGAATCATTTTGCGCGATAAACTCGATCTTGCCGATACATCCATGATGGCGTTCGCGTGGGTGGTGGACTTCCCGTTCTTTGCGTGGAATGAGGAAGAAAAGAAATGGGAGTCGGAGCATCATCCGTTCACGATGCCGAAGTTGGAAGATCTGCCCAAGTTCGACACCAACCCTGGCGAAGTGTATTCGGACGCGTATGATATGGTGTGCAACGGCTACGAGACCGCGTCGGGTTCGATCCGTATTCATCGCCGAGATATTCAGATGAAGATGTTCCAGATGCTTGGCTTGAGCGACGAGGAAATTCAGACGAAGTTCGGTCACATGCTGGAGGCGTTCGAGTATGGCGCGCCTCCGCATGGAGGGATGGCTCCAGGCGTTGATCGACTCGTGATGTTACTGGCTGACGAGCCGAACATCCGCGAAGTGATCGCGTTCCCAAAGAATCAAGCGGGGCGCGATGTGATGGCGGACGCGCCGTCGGAAGTTGAGCCGAAGCAGTTGAAAGAATTGCATGTTCAGATCAGGGAATAG
- the gatB gene encoding Asp-tRNA(Asn)/Glu-tRNA(Gln) amidotransferase subunit GatB codes for MNYEPIIGLEVHAELLTKSKMFCGCEVVDSITAKPNRHICPVCTGQPGALPVLNNKAVELAVKVGLALGCQIHTESIFARKNYFYPDLPKGYQISQYDQPLATDGKLLIETEAGIRSIRIRRVHLEEDTGKLSHADARSFIDYNRSGVPLLEIVTEPDLRSSDEAKAYATALHAILRYLDVNSGDMEKGVIRFEANVSVREAGSERLNTRTEIKNLNSFRSLAQGIEYEIARQTEIVSRGGIVEQETLGFNETTGKTYSQRGKESAHDYRYFPEPDLPPLILDSDWIDSIRATLPELPDAKTKRFISDFGLTQSDARFLTSELSLANYFERVAAKSNSSAKAVHSWIAGEFMHYVNETGIKIEDVTLPPESFAKLIDMTTDKVIGGNSAKIVLSELLRNGGDPEHIVQEKGLVQVSDESFIKEAVTKALNDNPSEVEKYLAGKETLLQWFVGQVARATKGKADPNVTRELVVKGLEGRRK; via the coding sequence ATGAACTACGAACCCATCATCGGACTTGAAGTCCACGCGGAGTTGCTCACAAAATCGAAAATGTTTTGTGGGTGCGAAGTTGTCGACTCAATCACCGCAAAACCGAATCGGCATATCTGTCCCGTTTGCACGGGTCAGCCTGGCGCGTTGCCTGTGTTGAACAATAAAGCCGTCGAGTTGGCGGTCAAAGTTGGGCTCGCGCTTGGGTGTCAGATCCACACCGAAAGTATTTTCGCGCGCAAGAATTATTTTTATCCCGACCTGCCGAAGGGCTATCAAATCTCGCAATACGACCAGCCGCTGGCAACAGACGGGAAACTGCTCATCGAAACTGAAGCAGGCATAAGGTCGATTCGGATTCGCCGCGTCCACTTGGAAGAGGACACGGGCAAGTTATCCCACGCCGACGCGCGCTCGTTCATTGATTACAACCGAAGCGGAGTCCCACTGCTCGAAATTGTCACCGAGCCCGATCTGCGTTCGTCCGATGAAGCGAAAGCCTACGCGACCGCGTTGCACGCGATCCTGCGTTATCTCGATGTGAATTCGGGCGACATGGAAAAAGGCGTGATCCGTTTTGAGGCGAACGTTTCGGTGCGCGAGGCGGGGAGCGAGCGACTCAACACGCGCACTGAAATAAAAAATCTCAACTCGTTCCGCTCGCTCGCGCAGGGCATCGAATACGAGATCGCGCGGCAGACTGAAATTGTTTCGCGCGGCGGAATCGTCGAACAGGAAACGTTGGGCTTCAACGAAACGACGGGCAAGACGTATTCGCAGCGCGGCAAAGAAAGCGCGCATGATTATCGTTACTTCCCCGAGCCTGATTTGCCGCCGCTAATTTTGGATTCGGATTGGATCGATTCGATTCGCGCGACTCTCCCCGAATTGCCCGACGCAAAAACAAAACGCTTCATCTCGGACTTCGGCTTGACTCAGTCCGATGCGCGTTTTCTCACCTCCGAGCTTTCTCTCGCGAACTACTTCGAGCGCGTCGCCGCGAAATCGAACAGTTCAGCGAAAGCCGTCCATTCATGGATCGCGGGCGAGTTCATGCACTACGTCAACGAGACGGGAATCAAAATTGAAGATGTGACTCTGCCGCCCGAATCGTTCGCCAAACTCATTGACATGACGACCGACAAAGTCATCGGCGGCAACTCGGCAAAAATCGTGTTGAGCGAACTCCTAAGAAATGGCGGCGACCCCGAACATATCGTCCAAGAAAAGGGACTCGTCCAAGTCTCCGACGAAAGTTTCATCAAGGAAGCCGTGACGAAAGCGCTGAACGATAACCCCTCCGAAGTGGAAAAATATCTCGCGGGCAAAGAGACTCTCCTGCAATGGTTCGTCGGTCAAGTGGCGCGCGCCACGAAGGGGAAGGCGGACCCGAACGTGACGAGGGAGTTGGTGGTGAAGGGGTTGGAGGGGAGGAGGAAGTAA
- a CDS encoding aldo/keto reductase, translating into MGLGAMQWGDRAVWQYGHGYGVEDVRQAFEMAIEEGIRFVDTAELYGNGLSERLLGRFIKETAQPVLIATKFFPWPWRFTKGALPRALKGSLARLGVDSVDLYQIHWPSLTMSTDLLMDGLAECVKSGMTRAVGASNFGHARMVAAYSALARNGIQLASNQVHYSLLNRTIEKRGVLARCKELGIRLIAYCPLERGLLAGKYNAENMPSGSRARKYKELIPKIQPLLKLMTEIGQDHGGKSCAQVALNWVICKGALPIPGAKNSAQARQNAGALGWRLTEEQVARLDFASHAIMEPTMTAH; encoded by the coding sequence ATGGGGTTGGGCGCCATGCAATGGGGCGATCGCGCGGTTTGGCAATATGGGCATGGCTATGGTGTTGAGGATGTGCGGCAGGCTTTCGAGATGGCGATCGAAGAGGGCATCCGCTTTGTAGATACGGCAGAGTTATATGGTAACGGGCTTTCGGAGAGGTTGCTTGGGCGTTTTATCAAAGAGACCGCCCAGCCCGTCTTGATCGCTACAAAATTTTTCCCCTGGCCCTGGCGGTTTACAAAAGGCGCGCTCCCGCGCGCGTTGAAAGGTAGCCTCGCCCGTCTTGGCGTCGACAGCGTGGACTTGTACCAGATCCATTGGCCCAGCCTGACGATGAGCACCGATCTTTTGATGGATGGCTTGGCGGAGTGCGTGAAAAGCGGAATGACCCGCGCGGTCGGCGCGTCAAATTTTGGTCATGCCCGTATGGTGGCGGCGTATTCCGCATTGGCGCGAAACGGCATTCAACTGGCTTCGAATCAAGTGCACTACAGCCTGCTGAACCGCACGATAGAAAAGCGCGGAGTGTTGGCGCGTTGTAAAGAACTGGGTATCCGCCTGATCGCCTACTGTCCGCTTGAGCGCGGTTTATTGGCTGGGAAATATAACGCGGAGAATATGCCGAGCGGTTCTCGCGCGCGGAAGTACAAAGAACTCATCCCCAAAATCCAACCGTTATTGAAATTGATGACGGAAATCGGGCAGGATCATGGGGGCAAATCCTGCGCTCAAGTGGCATTGAACTGGGTGATCTGCAAAGGAGCCCTGCCCATCCCCGGCGCGAAAAACTCCGCGCAAGCCCGGCAGAACGCCGGCGCCCTCGGGTGGCGATTGACCGAAGAGCAAGTTGCCCGCCTCGATTTTGCCAGCCATGCCATCATGGAACCAACAATGACCGCGCATTAA